From the genome of Roseofilum reptotaenium CS-1145, one region includes:
- a CDS encoding M42 family metallopeptidase: MDWDGWFKRIEDLVMLHSPSGVEGEMNAFLLDEFERLGVKPEVDLADNVIAKIPGQDSSRAIAITAHKDEIGAIVKRIKPEGRLEVARLGGSFPWVYGEGIVDILGDRQTISGILSFGSRHVSHESPQKVQQETKPVEWEKVWIETKLSKEALREAGVRPGTRVVVGKHRKRAIRLNDYIASYTLDNKASVAILLGLAERVKEPPIDVYLVASAKEEVGAIGALFFSQRHQLEALIALEICPLAPEYPLTDGVAPVLLSQDSYGLYDEDLNQQLQKAAEATQIPIQRAVLSGFGSDASIAMKLGHIGRGACLGFPTQNTHGYEIAHLGAISNCLEILVNYCQKC, translated from the coding sequence ATGGATTGGGATGGCTGGTTTAAACGGATTGAAGATCTGGTAATGCTCCATTCTCCAAGTGGAGTAGAAGGGGAGATGAATGCGTTTCTCTTAGACGAGTTTGAGCGTCTGGGAGTGAAGCCAGAAGTGGATTTGGCAGATAATGTAATTGCCAAAATTCCGGGTCAAGATTCGAGCCGAGCGATCGCCATTACGGCCCATAAAGATGAAATTGGTGCGATTGTCAAGCGAATCAAACCGGAGGGACGGTTAGAGGTGGCTCGACTTGGAGGCTCGTTTCCTTGGGTATATGGGGAGGGGATTGTGGATATTTTAGGCGATCGCCAGACCATTTCGGGTATCCTCAGTTTTGGCTCTCGCCATGTTTCCCATGAGTCCCCCCAAAAGGTACAGCAGGAAACTAAACCAGTCGAGTGGGAAAAAGTTTGGATAGAAACCAAACTCAGTAAGGAGGCGTTACGGGAGGCTGGGGTGCGTCCAGGAACTCGTGTAGTTGTCGGAAAACACCGTAAGCGAGCCATCCGATTAAATGATTATATTGCCAGTTATACCTTAGATAATAAGGCTTCGGTGGCCATTCTCTTGGGTCTGGCCGAGCGCGTTAAAGAACCTCCCATAGATGTCTATTTAGTTGCTTCAGCCAAGGAAGAAGTAGGCGCGATCGGAGCCTTATTTTTCAGTCAACGTCATCAGTTAGAAGCCTTAATTGCCCTAGAAATTTGTCCTTTAGCGCCAGAATATCCCCTCACTGACGGCGTAGCTCCAGTTCTGCTCTCCCAAGATAGTTATGGTCTCTACGATGAAGATTTAAATCAGCAGTTACAAAAAGCGGCTGAAGCCACACAAATTCCCATCCAACGAGCTGTTTTAAGTGGTTTTGGCAGTGATGCATCCATTGCGATGAAACTCGGTCATATCGGCCGTGGAGCCTGTTTGGGCTTCCCAACTCAGAATACCCATGGCTATGAAATTGCCCATTTAGGGGCGATTAGTAATTGTCTAGAAATTTTAGTGAATTACTGTCAGAAGTGTTGA